Genomic segment of Synechococcus sp. A15-28:
CGAGGTCAGCCAGCTCCGTTTTCCGCAACCGCTTCTGGAGCTCAATCCCACCACGCTGGAGCGGACGTTGCGCAGCAACCTCCCTGTTCAATCGGTCCGAGTGAGCCGGCATCTGCTGCCGACGCGTTTGGACGTCGCTCTGGTGGATCAGACGCCGATGGCGCGGGCGGTGCGCCAGAAACCTGGAGGTCTTGAGGCGGGCTTTGTGGATGCGGAGGGGCAGTGGATTCAGATGAACCCTGCAGTCCCCACCGTCAACCCCAGCACATCGATCACGATCAAAGGTTGGACCGCGGAGCGCAGGACGCTGATTGCGTCCTTGCTGCAGCAGCTCAGCCGCCTCGAGGGCAAGCTGCAACGCATCACCCTGCACCCTGATGGCGCTGTCAGTCTTCGCCATCGCACCCTTGGACGGATTGACCTTGGCGATGACAACCAATTGTTGACCCAACAAATGGACGCGATTGTTGAACTGAATCAATCCATACCACCGCATCTTTTGCAGGGGAATGGAGCGGTGATCGACCTGAGCAACCCGGAACGCCCGGAAATTCAATTGCCGGTGAAGCCCGCCGCCACGGCTAACGACGACGACTGATAAGAGAGCAACAGCGTTTGCATCCGATCTGCAGACGGTTGAAGCCTTCAGGGACATAATGCAGCCAAACCACTGCAAATCGGCCTCGACGATGGAGATGGGGAGCAGAACATCGTTTGATGCCACGGGGATCCAGCCCAGCCAGAACGCCAAGATTGAGGTGATCGGAGTTGGCGGGGGTGGCAGCAATGCCGTCAACCGGATGATCCTCAGCGATCTGGAGGGTGTTGCCTATCGCGTGCTCAACACCGATGCCCAGGCCCTGATTCAATCCCAGGCGCAGCATCGCCTCCAACTCGGACAAACCCTCACCCGGGGACTCGGGGCCGGTGGCAACCCAACCATCGGGCAGAAGGCAGCCGAAGAATCCCGCACAGACCTGCACGACTCCCTTCAGGGTTCCGATCTGGTCTTCATCGCCGCAGGCATGGGTGGTGGCACCGGAACCGGTGCAGCACCGGTGGTCGCCGAAGTGGCCCGTGAGGTGGGCGCCCTCACCGTGGGAATCGTGACCAAGCCCTTCGGGTTCGAAGGGCGTCGCCGCATGCGCCAGGCGGACGAAGGCATCGCCCGCCTGGCAGAGCATGTGGACACACTGATCGTGATTCCCAACGATCGCCTGCGCGAAGCGATCGCCGGGGCCCCGCTTCAGGAGGCCTTCCGCAGTGCCGATGACGTGCTGCGGATGGGCGTGAAAGGCATCAGCGACATCATCACCTGCCCAGGATTGGTCAATGTCGACTTCGCCGACGTCCGCTCCGTGATGACGGAAGCGGGAACAGCACTGCTCGGCATCGGCATTGGATCCGGCCGTTCCAGGGCCGTTGAGGCGGCTCAGGCCGCCATCAGCAGTCCACTGCTGGAAACCGAGCGCATCGACGGAGCCAAGGGCTGCGTGATCAACATCAGCGGCGGCCGTGATATGACCCTCGAGGATATGACCACAGCTTCTGAGGTGATCTACGACGTGGTGGATCCTGAGGCGAACATCATCGTCGGTGCCGTCGTCGATGAGGCGCTGGAAGGTGAAATTCACGTCACCGTGATCGCCACCGGTTTTGACCAGGGTCAGCAATACCGCTGTGAGCGCAGTGGTTCCACTGGTCTTGCAACCCAACCACTTCGCCGGGAGATGGAAGAGAACGGCGCCCGGATCCCTGAATTTCTTCGTCAGCGGCAGCAACAGAACACCGATCCGTCCTGACGGAATTGGGTGACCCGGAATCCACGCCTGCTCTGAGCATCCCGTGTGGCTGCTCCCTTCCGGGCCTGACCAGATTTGGGTGTCCGAGCCGCATGGCCCGAGTCCCCTTGATGCTAGCAATGAGCGCTGAGGCCCTATGCGCCCGTGCGTCCAGCTGATCTGATCCGACAGAAGCAGAACGGTCGACCGATCACGATCCTCACGGCCTGGGACAGTATGTCTGCGGCGCTGGTGGAAGCCGCTGGCGCCGATGCTGTTCTGGTGGGTGACTCCCTGGCGATGGTCGCCCTGGGCCATGCCACCACGCTGCCGGTGACGCTCGATCAGATGCGGCACCACACCCTTGCTGTGAGCCGCGGATTCAACGCAGAACCCTCGCGGCAACCGCTGCTGATCTGCGACCTTCCCTTCCTCAGCTATCAATGTGGGCCGGACCTCGCCGTACAGGCGGCAGGAACGCTGTTGAAGGAAACCCCCGCCGCCGCCGTCAAGCTCGAGGGAGCGGAGGCTGAGGTTCTGGCCGCGATCGACCGGCTGGTGCGGATGGGGATTCCCGTGATGGGCCACTTGGGGCTCACACCGCAGGCGGTGCATCGCCTCGGCTATAGGCGTCAGGCTCAAGACCCGGTCAGTCAGGAACGGCTGCTCAACCAGGCGATTGCCTTAGAGCAGGCAGGGTGCTTCGCGCTCGTGCTGGAACATGTCCCCTCGGATCTGGCAGGGGTGGTGCGTCGTCGTCTTCAGATCCCTGTGATCGGCATCGGTGCCGGAGACGACTGCGATGGCCAGATCCGCGTCACCGCAGACCTGCTCGGCCTGACGCAGCAACAGCCACCCTTCAGTCCGGCCTTGATTCCTGGGCAGCAGCTGTTTGTGGAGGCCCTTCGGACGTGGGTTGCTGAACAGACTCCCACCACAACACCACCTCCAGCAGCACCCGATTGCTGAGGGCCATCCCCTCCGGATCCCTGAGTTGCCAGCGACCGGACCGTTTCTGCAGCAGCCCCTGATCCAGAAATGGTTTCCAGCGCTGCTCGAGAGCCGGACCATTGCTGCTGGGTAAGACAACACCCTCCCGACGCCGCAATCCCACGAGCAAAAGATCGTCTAGTGGCATCCCGGCCCCATTCGCCACCGGCGGAGGCATCTCCAGCCAGCTGCGATAGGCATCCCGGGTTCGAGGCCGAGCCAACCGTTCCCCCCGAACAGCCGACGTGGCGCCCATGCCAAAGCCCCACCAGCCGGCACCACTCCAGTACACCCGGTTGTGGCGTGAGGCGTGTCCAGGTCGGGCATGGTTGGAGATCTCATATCGGCTCAGCCCAGCGGCTGCCAGCCGCGCGCTGGTGTGGGCCATCAAACGCACCGCCAGGTCCTCCTCAGGCAGCTCCAGCTGCGCCCGCTCAGCTCTTCGGGCGAAGACTGTTCCAGGCTCAACCGACAGGTCATAGACCGAGAGATGTGGCGCCTGCGACGCAAGGGCCTGGTCCAGCTGATCGTCCCAGTGGTCAAAGGTCTGGCCAGGCAGGTTCTGAATCAGATCAAGGCTCCAGCTCTCCAATTCCCCGTCTCGATGGGCCGCCTGCATCCAGTGGCAGGCCTCCAGCAGGTCAGCCCTCCGATGACGGCGGCCAAGGTCGACCAGAACAGCGTCATCAAAGCTCTGGCCCCCCAGGCTGATGCGGTTCACCCCAGCAGCCAGCACCGCCACGAGTTGGGCTTGATCAAAACTGGCAGGGTCCATCTCAAGGGTGATTTCCGCACCCGGCTGCAGGCCGAATTGCTGACGCAAGGCTGAAAGCAGTGCGCCGATCTGATCCGCCGTCAGCAGGGAGGGAGTGCCGCCACCGATGTAGACGGTCGACAACGGTGGACCACTTGGAGCGGCAGCGATCTCGCGATGAATCAGCTGCAGGTACTCCGCAATGGAGCGGCTGCCCGGACCATCCCTTGCATCCACGCGATCCCCCAGCGGAACCACAGCGAAATCGCAGTAGTAACAGCGGCGATGGCAGAAAGGAATGTGGAGATAGGCGCTGCGGGGAGGAGGTGGATAGGGCATGCTGCGAACGTTCGACCTGAGCTGCCACGACCTGAGCCCATGGTGGATCTGCTCATCCTGCTTCTGTTTGTGGGGTCCGGCGCAGCCGCCGGATGGCTCGGCATTCATCTGCTGCCGGAGCAACTGGTCAACCCGGACACAGATGCTGAACAGTTACGTCTGATCC
This window contains:
- the hemW gene encoding radical SAM family heme chaperone HemW, producing the protein MPYPPPPRSAYLHIPFCHRRCYYCDFAVVPLGDRVDARDGPGSRSIAEYLQLIHREIAAAPSGPPLSTVYIGGGTPSLLTADQIGALLSALRQQFGLQPGAEITLEMDPASFDQAQLVAVLAAGVNRISLGGQSFDDAVLVDLGRRHRRADLLEACHWMQAAHRDGELESWSLDLIQNLPGQTFDHWDDQLDQALASQAPHLSVYDLSVEPGTVFARRAERAQLELPEEDLAVRLMAHTSARLAAAGLSRYEISNHARPGHASRHNRVYWSGAGWWGFGMGATSAVRGERLARPRTRDAYRSWLEMPPPVANGAGMPLDDLLLVGLRRREGVVLPSSNGPALEQRWKPFLDQGLLQKRSGRWQLRDPEGMALSNRVLLEVVLWWESVQQPTSEGPPQTAAAQESRPD
- the panB gene encoding 3-methyl-2-oxobutanoate hydroxymethyltransferase, which gives rise to MRPADLIRQKQNGRPITILTAWDSMSAALVEAAGADAVLVGDSLAMVALGHATTLPVTLDQMRHHTLAVSRGFNAEPSRQPLLICDLPFLSYQCGPDLAVQAAGTLLKETPAAAVKLEGAEAEVLAAIDRLVRMGIPVMGHLGLTPQAVHRLGYRRQAQDPVSQERLLNQAIALEQAGCFALVLEHVPSDLAGVVRRRLQIPVIGIGAGDDCDGQIRVTADLLGLTQQQPPFSPALIPGQQLFVEALRTWVAEQTPTTTPPPAAPDC
- a CDS encoding FtsQ-type POTRA domain-containing protein, with translation MKSISPQLERRRALRRQKRQQFLIHTWRTVALLSLSTGLGWLLLRYGWSLQGLDQVMVRGTTAIRPELVSEVSQLRFPQPLLELNPTTLERTLRSNLPVQSVRVSRHLLPTRLDVALVDQTPMARAVRQKPGGLEAGFVDAEGQWIQMNPAVPTVNPSTSITIKGWTAERRTLIASLLQQLSRLEGKLQRITLHPDGAVSLRHRTLGRIDLGDDNQLLTQQMDAIVELNQSIPPHLLQGNGAVIDLSNPERPEIQLPVKPAATANDDD
- the ftsZ gene encoding cell division protein FtsZ is translated as MEMGSRTSFDATGIQPSQNAKIEVIGVGGGGSNAVNRMILSDLEGVAYRVLNTDAQALIQSQAQHRLQLGQTLTRGLGAGGNPTIGQKAAEESRTDLHDSLQGSDLVFIAAGMGGGTGTGAAPVVAEVAREVGALTVGIVTKPFGFEGRRRMRQADEGIARLAEHVDTLIVIPNDRLREAIAGAPLQEAFRSADDVLRMGVKGISDIITCPGLVNVDFADVRSVMTEAGTALLGIGIGSGRSRAVEAAQAAISSPLLETERIDGAKGCVINISGGRDMTLEDMTTASEVIYDVVDPEANIIVGAVVDEALEGEIHVTVIATGFDQGQQYRCERSGSTGLATQPLRREMEENGARIPEFLRQRQQQNTDPS